From the Sneathiella sp. P13V-1 genome, one window contains:
- a CDS encoding motility protein A: protein MKPDYATIIGLFGGFTVVTAAVIAGGSYVAFYNLPSILIVIIGTFLVTTMSYSLAEILRSQGLILRTLFTKRENPLDTAYDMMELAEKCRGKGVLKLQEYVIRLEESSFQHKALQLVVDGLPADEVNKILRNELSAMTARHSSSAGILHRAAEVAPAMGLIGTLVGLVQMLSNLSDPSTIGPAMAVALLTTFYGAVLANMFFSPLASKLERNSAEEALINRIFLATATSIGRQENPRRLEMLLNTLLPPTERVQYYN from the coding sequence ATGAAGCCAGATTATGCAACCATAATTGGACTTTTTGGGGGGTTCACTGTCGTTACCGCTGCGGTGATCGCGGGGGGTTCCTATGTGGCCTTTTATAACCTTCCGTCCATTCTGATTGTGATCATAGGTACCTTTCTCGTCACAACTATGAGTTACTCGCTTGCCGAAATTTTGAGGTCACAGGGTTTAATCTTAAGAACGCTTTTCACCAAACGTGAAAATCCATTGGATACGGCCTATGATATGATGGAGCTTGCTGAAAAATGCCGCGGGAAAGGCGTTTTAAAACTTCAGGAATATGTAATTCGCCTGGAGGAAAGCAGCTTTCAACATAAAGCCCTACAACTGGTTGTAGATGGCCTTCCTGCAGATGAAGTAAACAAGATTCTGAGAAATGAGCTGTCTGCAATGACCGCGAGGCATTCTTCCAGTGCTGGCATCCTTCACCGCGCAGCAGAAGTTGCCCCGGCTATGGGCTTGATCGGAACTTTGGTGGGCCTTGTCCAGATGCTCAGTAATCTAAGCGATCCGTCAACCATTGGCCCTGCTATGGCGGTTGCCTTGCTGACGACCTTTTACGGTGCCGTTCTGGCGAACATGTTCTTCAGCCCACTGGCTTCAAAACTGGAACGTAATTCTGCTGAAGAAGCGTTGATCAACAGGATTTTTCTGGCAACTGCGACCTCGATTGGACGTCAGGAAAACCCTCGCCGTCTTGAAATGTTATTAAACACACTGCTGCCGCCGACAGAACGCGTGCAGTATTATAATTAA
- the fliN gene encoding flagellar motor switch protein FliN, whose amino-acid sequence MSENEDLELDELNTPPSDTGNGAEDENLDDMDMAAAMEAETDSDVSRTAADLEAVFDIPVHVSAVLGKSRMQVSQLLKLGRGAVVELDRKVGEAIDIYVNNRLVARGEVVVVEDRLGVTMTEIIKSDRR is encoded by the coding sequence ATGTCGGAAAATGAAGATCTCGAGCTGGATGAGCTAAACACGCCTCCATCAGATACTGGCAACGGCGCAGAAGACGAAAATCTCGATGACATGGATATGGCAGCAGCCATGGAAGCGGAAACAGATTCAGATGTCTCGCGAACAGCTGCTGACCTTGAAGCCGTGTTTGACATTCCTGTTCATGTTTCAGCTGTGCTTGGAAAATCTCGTATGCAGGTCAGCCAGCTATTGAAATTGGGACGTGGTGCGGTCGTGGAGCTTGATCGCAAGGTCGGCGAGGCCATCGATATCTACGTAAATAATCGCCTTGTTGCCCGTGGTGAAGTTGTTGTTGTTGAGGATCGGCTCGGCGTCACCATGACAGAAATCATTAAATCAGACCGTCGTTAA
- a CDS encoding FliH/SctL family protein, with amino-acid sequence MSSNAKFLFDTEFGSANIPKKEKPEEVQAPPLLYTEEDRLRFTEEAIQQGYKDGQQAALSGIEASSSELLNAIAGQLGGISQTHIDGVGNIRKEAASLAIAIAKKLAPALMARQPETEVLQMIEQCLVDLHDEPRIVIRASAQVSSTLQDRIDQLQSISGFQGKIILVPDEALLGSDCRIEWADGGVERNMDKTLEQMETIVERFIRTQQEAG; translated from the coding sequence ATGTCCAGTAATGCAAAATTCCTCTTCGATACTGAATTTGGCTCTGCCAATATTCCCAAGAAAGAGAAGCCCGAAGAAGTACAGGCTCCTCCTCTCCTCTATACTGAGGAAGACAGGCTGCGCTTCACTGAGGAAGCTATTCAGCAAGGGTATAAGGACGGTCAGCAGGCAGCCTTGTCGGGGATTGAAGCCTCCTCATCAGAGCTCTTGAATGCCATCGCCGGTCAACTTGGTGGCATTTCACAAACTCACATTGATGGTGTTGGCAATATTCGAAAGGAGGCGGCCAGCCTTGCGATCGCTATTGCCAAAAAGCTGGCCCCCGCCTTGATGGCCAGGCAGCCTGAGACAGAGGTACTGCAGATGATTGAGCAATGTCTGGTAGACCTCCATGACGAACCTCGGATCGTCATAAGGGCGAGCGCTCAAGTTTCCAGCACTTTGCAGGATAGAATTGATCAATTGCAGTCCATATCAGGCTTTCAAGGAAAAATCATATTGGTACCTGATGAAGCCTTGCTTGGCAGTGACTGCCGGATCGAATGGGCAGACGGTGGTGTCGAACGTAACATGGATAAAACTCTGGAACAGATGGAAACCATCGTTGAGCGTTTTATCCGCACTCAACAGGAAGCGGGATAA
- the fliG gene encoding flagellar motor switch protein FliG, whose translation MAITDVKQLSGSDKAAIMMLALGEEHSAPLWSRLDEEEIRDISQAMSNLGTVSSEVMEALFVEFAGSISSTGNLIGTYEATERLLLKALPSDKVDGIMEEIRGPAGRTMWDKLANVNEAVLANYLKNEYPQTVAVVMSKINPDHAAKVLSTLPEDFSLEVVNRMLQMESVQKEVLDKIEDTLRSEFMSNLAKTNKRDSHEMMAEIFNNFDRNTEGRFIAALEERNRDSAEKIKALMFTFEDLLKLDPAGVQTLLRNVDKDRLGICMKGASEAVRDLFFSNMSERAAKILREDMEALGPVRLKDVDEAQMEIVNIAKDLADKGEIMLADGGGDDELVY comes from the coding sequence ATGGCGATTACAGACGTAAAACAACTCTCCGGTTCGGACAAGGCTGCGATTATGATGCTGGCCTTGGGGGAAGAACATTCCGCCCCATTATGGAGCCGTCTTGACGAGGAAGAAATCAGAGATATCTCGCAAGCGATGTCTAACCTTGGCACAGTATCCTCGGAAGTAATGGAAGCTTTGTTCGTTGAATTTGCGGGCAGTATTTCTTCAACAGGCAACTTGATCGGGACATATGAGGCAACTGAGCGGCTCCTTTTGAAAGCCCTGCCGAGTGATAAAGTCGACGGCATTATGGAGGAAATTCGTGGTCCCGCTGGTCGCACTATGTGGGATAAACTGGCAAACGTGAACGAAGCCGTTCTCGCCAACTATCTGAAAAACGAATACCCGCAAACCGTCGCCGTGGTTATGAGCAAAATCAACCCAGACCATGCTGCAAAAGTTCTTAGCACCTTGCCGGAAGATTTCTCTTTGGAAGTTGTTAATCGCATGCTGCAAATGGAATCAGTGCAGAAGGAAGTCCTTGATAAGATCGAGGATACACTTCGCAGCGAGTTCATGAGCAACCTTGCAAAAACCAACAAGCGTGACAGCCATGAAATGATGGCTGAGATCTTTAATAACTTTGACCGCAATACTGAAGGGCGCTTCATCGCGGCCCTTGAAGAAAGAAACCGGGACAGCGCTGAGAAGATCAAGGCACTAATGTTCACCTTTGAAGATCTTCTCAAACTTGACCCTGCTGGTGTTCAAACGTTGTTGCGCAATGTTGATAAGGACCGTTTGGGTATTTGCATGAAAGGCGCCTCCGAAGCCGTCAGGGATCTTTTCTTCAGCAACATGTCTGAGCGTGCAGCGAAAATCCTCCGCGAAGATATGGAAGCCCTTGGCCCTGTCCGACTGAAAGATGTCGATGAAGCCCAAATGGAGATAGTGAACATCGCCAAAGATCTCGCGGATAAAGGTGAGATTATGCTGGCTGATGGCGGCGGTGATGATGAGTTGGTTTACTAG
- the fliF gene encoding flagellar basal-body MS-ring/collar protein FliF, producing the protein MNGLSQLLQSLGAVRVAVLGGVAVGLIALIMFMATKIGDSDYALLFGNLEPEDSSAVVSKLEALNIPYQLSADGRNIKVPSSQVARARLDVAQDGLPNGGSVGYEIFDNTDTFGTTSFVQNVNLVRALEGELARTIRAIGNVASARVHLVLPKRQVFSREKRDASASIIVKLKGRLREDQIAAIQHLVAAAVPTLDVNRISIVDDKGNLLARGDGKDNPGSGFGSQTEFLRVTHENRLREQIELLLERSLGKGNVRVQVSALMDFDQKTVKSETYDPDGQVVRSTQTIEESSSASDQTAPAEGVTVANNLPEADAAAGAGNGSQSDANRVEETVNYEISKTVTTEVREVGNIRRLTVAVLVNGKSAVGNDGNATYQPLNDEELEQVSRLVRSSIGFNEERGDVVEVVNMPFVELAPVDIDGEAVDETIFMGLDKQDLFRMGEMAVLAVVAVLALLLVVRPLLTRALATDSAGNALAIPGAAPGIPGGIPGPDGTVALPETAGVGGISGPVDSEGNPIQSETLTELDEMIDIAKVDGQVKTSALKKVGEIVEKHPDEAVAILRNWLYHEA; encoded by the coding sequence GTGAACGGTCTTAGTCAACTATTACAGAGTCTCGGTGCTGTAAGGGTCGCGGTATTAGGAGGAGTTGCAGTCGGTTTGATTGCCCTCATAATGTTTATGGCGACCAAAATCGGCGACTCTGATTACGCACTTCTATTTGGCAATCTGGAACCAGAAGATTCCAGCGCCGTTGTCTCCAAGCTAGAAGCCCTCAACATTCCCTATCAGTTGAGTGCCGATGGTCGAAACATCAAAGTTCCTTCAAGCCAAGTCGCCCGCGCCCGCCTTGACGTTGCACAGGATGGATTGCCGAACGGTGGCTCAGTTGGGTATGAGATCTTTGACAACACTGACACTTTTGGAACAACTTCTTTTGTCCAAAACGTAAATCTGGTGCGTGCGTTGGAAGGCGAACTTGCCAGAACGATCCGGGCAATTGGAAATGTTGCTTCAGCTCGTGTTCATCTGGTTCTTCCCAAAAGACAAGTGTTTAGCCGGGAAAAAAGAGATGCCAGTGCTTCTATCATCGTGAAACTAAAAGGTCGCCTTCGCGAAGATCAAATTGCTGCTATCCAACATCTTGTAGCAGCTGCCGTCCCCACTCTGGATGTAAACAGAATTTCTATTGTTGACGACAAAGGTAATCTTCTTGCCAGAGGAGATGGCAAAGATAATCCCGGGAGCGGCTTTGGCAGCCAAACTGAGTTCCTTCGGGTCACCCACGAAAACAGACTGCGCGAACAAATTGAACTACTTCTTGAACGCTCCCTTGGCAAAGGGAATGTCCGTGTTCAAGTAAGTGCCCTCATGGATTTTGATCAGAAGACAGTTAAGTCTGAAACTTATGATCCGGATGGTCAGGTTGTGCGCTCAACGCAAACGATAGAAGAGTCTTCTTCAGCGAGTGACCAAACCGCTCCGGCCGAAGGGGTGACGGTTGCCAACAATCTTCCTGAAGCCGATGCCGCTGCAGGTGCTGGCAATGGCAGCCAGAGTGACGCCAACCGCGTCGAAGAGACTGTAAATTATGAGATTTCGAAAACTGTCACCACAGAAGTTCGTGAAGTTGGCAACATTCGTCGCCTCACCGTAGCTGTTCTAGTGAACGGAAAATCCGCAGTTGGCAACGATGGAAATGCAACCTATCAGCCTCTCAATGACGAAGAACTGGAACAGGTCTCCCGCCTTGTAAGATCTTCAATAGGTTTCAATGAGGAGCGTGGTGATGTGGTTGAAGTCGTCAACATGCCATTTGTAGAACTGGCCCCGGTTGACATAGATGGCGAAGCTGTTGATGAAACTATTTTTATGGGCTTGGATAAACAAGACTTATTCCGTATGGGTGAAATGGCCGTTCTAGCAGTCGTGGCAGTTCTCGCTCTGTTATTGGTTGTCCGCCCTCTTCTCACTCGGGCGTTGGCGACGGATAGTGCAGGAAATGCCCTCGCCATTCCTGGCGCCGCACCGGGTATCCCCGGCGGCATTCCCGGCCCAGACGGGACCGTAGCCTTGCCGGAGACCGCAGGAGTGGGAGGCATATCCGGTCCTGTTGACAGTGAAGGTAACCCAATCCAGTCAGAAACTCTTACCGAATTGGATGAGATGATTGATATCGCAAAAGTCGATGGTCAAGTTAAGACATCTGCCCTTAAGAAGGTCGGCGAAATTGTAGAAAAACACCCAGACGAGGCCGTCGCAATCTTGCGCAACTGGCTGTATCACGAAGCCTGA